The following are from one region of the Paenibacillus sp. JZ16 genome:
- a CDS encoding alpha/beta fold hydrolase encodes MTTKLHESTMINGLNFFTTIDGVRIAYRMDGPAGKPVLMLANSIATTMHMWDGQIADLSEHFLVLRYDYRGHGESDTPEVPYSFDRLGRDVIELLDSLHIDRVHFLGLSLGGAVAQWLAIHAPERIDRLVLSNTSSYLGPAEQWQGLITSVLQPENLPEFADTFIKNWFPSHMVESENAIVASFREMVLTTRPHGIAGSWAAIRDMDMRRTASLISSPTLVISGQYDTVTLPSHGELIAKTVPNSTFVLFPSVHLTNVEYQSEFLSTVLEFLQSK; translated from the coding sequence ATGACTACGAAATTACATGAGAGCACAATGATAAATGGGTTAAACTTTTTCACGACCATTGATGGAGTTAGAATTGCTTATCGAATGGATGGTCCAGCCGGTAAACCGGTACTGATGCTGGCGAACTCAATTGCAACCACAATGCACATGTGGGACGGCCAAATAGCTGATCTTTCAGAGCATTTCCTCGTGCTTCGCTACGACTATCGGGGACATGGCGAATCGGATACACCTGAGGTTCCCTATTCGTTCGACCGACTGGGACGGGATGTCATCGAGCTGCTTGACTCGCTTCACATTGACCGCGTGCATTTCCTTGGGCTATCGTTAGGCGGTGCGGTCGCACAATGGCTTGCGATCCACGCTCCGGAGCGGATCGACCGGCTCGTCCTAAGCAATACGTCCTCCTATCTGGGACCGGCTGAGCAATGGCAAGGTTTAATCACATCTGTGCTGCAACCTGAGAACCTTCCCGAGTTCGCCGATACATTCATTAAGAACTGGTTTCCCTCACATATGGTGGAGTCAGAAAACGCGATCGTTGCTTCTTTTCGGGAGATGGTGCTGACGACTCGCCCACATGGAATCGCAGGAAGCTGGGCTGCTATCCGTGATATGGATATGCGCCGGACGGCTTCCCTGATCAGCAGCCCAACACTCGTCATTAGCGGGCAGTATGATACCGTGACGCTTCCGAGCCACGGTGAATTGATCGCTAAAACGGTGCCGAATTCCACGTTCGTCTTGTTCCCATCCGTACACTTAACGAATGTGGAATATCAATCCGAGTTCCTGAGTACTGTGCTGGAGTTTTTGCAGTCGAAATAA
- a CDS encoding Lrp/AsnC family transcriptional regulator: protein MDHIDNKILSILHENARITISEMSRLIVMSQPAVTERLRKLEEQGVITGYRAVLAPSKLGKYTTAFVLFKSNNCREFEAYAESAPEIVDFYRTSGEYNYLLKVVTATSESLETFLETCNTFGHSSTLVVLSTRFEDKSLVSSQDASNTIPRINPPGI from the coding sequence ATGGATCACATAGACAATAAAATCTTATCGATCCTTCACGAAAATGCTCGAATTACGATTTCCGAGATGAGCCGATTAATCGTGATGTCCCAGCCGGCCGTGACAGAACGGCTTCGGAAACTGGAGGAGCAGGGAGTTATAACGGGGTATCGTGCAGTGCTTGCCCCATCGAAACTCGGCAAGTATACCACAGCGTTCGTACTGTTTAAATCGAATAACTGCAGGGAGTTCGAGGCATACGCAGAGTCGGCTCCGGAGATCGTCGATTTCTACAGGACGAGCGGAGAGTACAATTATTTATTGAAGGTTGTCACCGCAACGAGTGAAAGCTTGGAAACCTTCCTTGAAACGTGCAACACGTTTGGCCATTCATCGACGCTTGTCGTTCTGTCCACACGATTCGAGGATAAAAGTCTGGTCTCAAGCCAGGATGCATCGAACACCATTCCACGCATTAATCCGCCGGGTATTTGA
- a CDS encoding alpha/beta hydrolase, with the protein MKKRIMIMSAAIIAFLVLIIVGASFYFYNVAIARADKGFLNGNPDLEANSNIDNPFADSKEWWAQQSFEEWNLTSDDGLKLHAYYLPAEVSTDKTVIIAHGYSGHSEQMSGFAQMYHKDLGYNVLLPDARGHGRSEGDYIGFGWPERKDYLKWIDQVIEHTGESSQVVLHGVSMGGATVMMTSGEELPPQVKAIVEDCGYTSVTDELKYQLKRMYKLPSFPLVQSTSLLTKIRAGYSFGEASALEQVKKSKTPTLFIHGGGDLFVPTEMVYELYENGPEQKKLFIVPEAGHGMARQFDPEGYDREVTEFIGAYVQ; encoded by the coding sequence ATGAAAAAAAGGATTATGATCATGTCAGCAGCAATCATCGCATTTCTAGTTCTCATTATTGTCGGAGCAAGCTTCTACTTCTATAACGTCGCTATTGCCCGCGCCGACAAGGGCTTTCTGAACGGCAACCCGGACCTGGAAGCCAATTCGAATATCGACAATCCCTTTGCGGACAGCAAGGAATGGTGGGCCCAGCAGAGCTTCGAGGAATGGAACCTTACTTCAGACGACGGTCTGAAGCTGCATGCTTACTATTTACCTGCCGAGGTATCGACGGATAAAACCGTCATCATTGCTCATGGCTACTCCGGGCATTCGGAGCAGATGAGCGGATTCGCCCAAATGTACCATAAGGACCTGGGTTACAACGTGCTTCTGCCCGATGCGCGAGGTCATGGACGAAGCGAAGGCGATTACATCGGCTTCGGCTGGCCGGAGCGCAAGGATTATCTGAAATGGATCGATCAAGTCATCGAGCATACGGGTGAAAGCTCGCAAGTTGTCCTTCATGGAGTATCCATGGGCGGTGCAACGGTCATGATGACCAGTGGCGAAGAGCTTCCTCCCCAGGTAAAAGCCATTGTTGAGGACTGCGGATATACCTCGGTCACGGATGAGCTGAAATATCAGCTGAAGCGCATGTATAAGCTGCCCTCCTTCCCACTGGTTCAATCCACGAGCCTGTTGACCAAGATCCGCGCCGGATACTCCTTCGGCGAAGCATCCGCACTCGAGCAGGTGAAGAAATCCAAAACACCAACGCTGTTCATTCACGGCGGCGGCGATTTGTTCGTACCTACCGAGATGGTGTATGAGCTGTACGAGAATGGTCCGGAGCAAAAGAAGCTGTTCATCGTCCCCGAAGCAGGCCACGGCATGGCTCGCCAGTTCGATCCCGAGGGATATGACCGCGAAGTGACGGAGTTTATTGGTGCGTATGTGCAATAA
- a CDS encoding DUF3888 domain-containing protein, translating into MNKRFISLILAIVMVMGLTLPSHAEETYSSPKKDSAQLQYQDMLMLFLLPHIDEAVRGHYIHTLKEQPLVYPYFVDVTEVKRVNGFRGFHFIITLEANPTVGPHISVGKDRLVFEVAPTIPGGMVKLVEYKHLKTYELPPHWQNIVK; encoded by the coding sequence ATGAACAAACGCTTCATCAGCCTAATTCTTGCCATCGTTATGGTTATGGGTTTAACGCTGCCGTCCCATGCCGAGGAGACCTATTCTTCACCGAAGAAGGATAGTGCGCAGCTGCAATATCAGGATATGCTGATGCTATTTCTGCTTCCTCATATCGATGAGGCGGTTCGCGGGCATTATATCCACACGTTGAAGGAGCAGCCTCTTGTTTATCCATACTTTGTGGATGTGACCGAAGTGAAGAGGGTGAATGGATTCCGCGGTTTTCATTTCATCATTACGCTTGAGGCCAATCCAACGGTTGGTCCCCATATTTCGGTTGGAAAGGATCGGCTTGTGTTTGAAGTAGCTCCGACGATTCCCGGCGGTATGGTCAAGCTGGTGGAATACAAACATTTGAAGACATATGAACTACCTCCGCATTGGCAAAATATCGTGAAGTAA
- a CDS encoding M28 family peptidase, with protein MQIQLSRPPDYRPPYWLPLTTILTVILVISLMLWFEKPPEARNIDAPATEFSAERAMAHVERIAQEPHPMGSPANAEVRAYLVEQMKQLGLNPDVQEFNGRLTTKYIDADIQLTNILGVIKGTGSGKPLLLMSHYDSVSTGPGANDASVSVASLLETARAIQAGPPPQNDIWILLTDGEEKGLLGAEVFFRDPQHLEVGMIANFEARGSKGSSFMFQTSDSNSRIIEEYAQAVSNPVSNSLLVDLYKQLPNDTDLTVALEHGLPGLNFAYGDGWVAYHTPMDNTENVSLETMQHHGENALAVAKHFGNLDLTNLASTDNRIYFNLFGLLIHYPAKWAIPITVVFAAIWMAFAVLFARISRLSLKGSLLGLLTPIAAIVLSAALSFGLWSLVDTLWAGKMTQPTGATYDSLLYSVSFILVTFIVHVALTRWIVRKVNEMEMLLGGSFLFLLLLVGSTGFLPGASYLFAIPLLVHYAALTWAAFTRDPIESLNHPAVVLGTSLIPVLMFTSVFHIVFLMLPPGIHLFSVVLIGLILALMSPAVRMLASAWKWVLPAAFIAIIVLLAIGWIQAEPGPDRPVYESW; from the coding sequence ATGCAAATTCAATTGAGTAGACCGCCGGATTACAGACCTCCTTATTGGCTGCCGCTTACAACCATCCTCACCGTCATACTCGTTATCTCCCTCATGCTGTGGTTCGAGAAGCCGCCAGAAGCCAGAAATATCGATGCGCCCGCAACCGAGTTCTCTGCCGAACGCGCGATGGCGCATGTCGAGCGCATCGCACAAGAACCCCATCCGATGGGTTCGCCTGCCAATGCGGAAGTCAGAGCTTACTTGGTGGAACAGATGAAGCAGCTCGGCTTGAACCCGGACGTTCAAGAATTTAATGGCCGACTGACAACCAAGTACATCGACGCCGACATTCAGCTTACGAACATTCTGGGTGTCATTAAGGGCACCGGATCGGGCAAACCGCTCCTGCTTATGTCCCATTATGACTCGGTCTCTACCGGACCCGGAGCCAATGATGCTTCGGTAAGCGTAGCTTCTTTGCTGGAGACGGCAAGAGCGATCCAAGCCGGACCTCCGCCGCAGAATGACATTTGGATTCTGCTGACAGACGGGGAAGAGAAGGGCCTACTGGGGGCGGAAGTGTTCTTCCGTGACCCGCAGCACCTTGAGGTTGGCATGATTGCGAATTTTGAAGCCCGGGGATCGAAGGGTTCCTCCTTCATGTTCCAGACCAGCGACAGCAATAGTCGGATCATTGAAGAATACGCACAAGCCGTATCCAATCCTGTCAGCAACTCGCTCTTGGTGGACCTCTACAAACAACTGCCGAACGATACCGATTTGACGGTGGCGCTTGAGCATGGTCTCCCGGGACTTAACTTTGCCTATGGCGATGGGTGGGTCGCTTATCATACCCCGATGGACAACACGGAGAACGTCTCCCTTGAAACCATGCAGCATCACGGCGAGAATGCGCTGGCCGTGGCAAAGCATTTTGGCAATCTTGATTTGACCAACCTGGCTTCAACAGACAACCGTATTTATTTCAATCTATTTGGCCTGCTGATTCATTACCCTGCAAAATGGGCGATCCCGATCACCGTGGTGTTCGCGGCGATATGGATGGCATTCGCGGTACTGTTTGCCCGTATCTCCAGACTCTCCCTCAAGGGAAGTTTGCTCGGCCTGCTAACCCCGATTGCGGCCATCGTGCTCTCGGCAGCGCTAAGCTTTGGCCTGTGGTCGCTGGTTGATACGTTGTGGGCCGGCAAAATGACGCAGCCCACAGGGGCAACCTATGATTCGCTTCTGTACAGTGTCAGCTTCATCCTGGTAACCTTCATCGTTCATGTTGCGCTCACCCGCTGGATCGTGCGGAAAGTGAATGAAATGGAGATGCTGCTGGGAGGCTCATTCCTGTTCCTGCTGCTGCTTGTCGGCTCAACCGGGTTCCTGCCGGGCGCAAGCTATTTATTTGCGATTCCGCTGCTGGTCCATTACGCGGCACTGACATGGGCGGCATTTACCCGGGACCCGATCGAATCCTTAAACCATCCGGCGGTCGTACTGGGAACGTCCCTGATCCCTGTCCTGATGTTCACTTCGGTCTTTCATATTGTGTTCCTTATGCTGCCGCCAGGGATTCACCTATTCAGCGTGGTGCTGATCGGGCTGATTCTTGCCCTAATGTCCCCTGCTGTGCGAATGCTCGCATCTGCCTGGAAATGGGTACTGCCAGCTGCCTTCATCGCCATCATCGTTCTGCTCGCCATCGGCTGGATCCAGGCCGAACCGGGACCGGATCGACCGGTTTATGAGAGCTGGTAA
- a CDS encoding kanamycin nucleotidyltransferase C-terminal domain-containing protein: MLPYPAATTREEKMNIIHQIKDRLLQLYGDNILAIGLYGSIAQGIDGPYSDIELQVVTQDGVSLPGYEFIYPPFKIEIGMEQKQDIFKDAASVDDSWAITAGAYVHLQEIYDPANLLAEIRKLPLQVSDEAIKETMREFMIWEPYETMGKIRNNVQSGNLGYLPLGAKDLTWQTAKLIGLANRTFYNTRAKTLEESLSLKSRPSGYDELAQLVMRGQLLQIDHVYELCEQLWTGLNAWYEKMNIEYKSKELPF; encoded by the coding sequence ATGCTGCCTTATCCTGCTGCTACGACTAGAGAAGAGAAAATGAACATCATTCATCAAATCAAAGACCGACTGCTTCAGTTGTACGGCGATAACATTTTGGCCATTGGCTTGTACGGTTCGATTGCACAAGGGATTGATGGTCCTTACTCGGACATTGAACTTCAAGTTGTTACACAGGACGGAGTCTCCCTGCCCGGATATGAATTCATATACCCCCCTTTCAAAATCGAAATCGGCATGGAACAAAAGCAGGACATATTCAAGGATGCAGCGTCGGTGGACGACTCATGGGCGATTACAGCGGGCGCTTATGTCCATCTACAGGAAATCTACGATCCGGCGAACCTGCTTGCTGAAATTCGGAAGCTGCCCCTCCAGGTTTCAGACGAAGCCATCAAAGAAACGATGCGGGAATTCATGATCTGGGAACCCTACGAAACGATGGGCAAAATACGAAACAACGTCCAATCCGGTAACTTAGGCTACCTCCCGCTTGGAGCCAAGGACCTGACCTGGCAGACGGCCAAGCTGATTGGACTTGCCAACCGAACGTTTTACAATACAAGAGCCAAGACATTGGAGGAATCACTGTCCCTGAAATCCAGGCCTTCGGGATACGATGAGCTGGCACAATTGGTGATGCGGGGTCAGCTTCTCCAGATCGATCATGTGTATGAGCTTTGCGAACAGCTCTGGACCGGTCTGAACGCATGGTATGAAAAAATGAACATTGAATATAAATCAAAAGAGCTTCCATTCTGA
- a CDS encoding SAM-dependent methyltransferase produces the protein MSRAEQSQGKTKQELDRVVFIGRTFEEYTHMFDLEMSNLAGKSVLDCPSGACSFTAHGAKRGLDITASDIAYDHKPDDLEAKGLQDIGHAMETMEQAKRNYIWDYYGDVEGLRQHRQQALRDCVQDMREFPDRYVAAVLPELPFDNNQFHLVLSAHFLFIYSDRLDYDFHVQTIRELLRVASEEVRIFPLTDLSGGRYAHLERLIHELEADGFRVAEVKVPYEFMKNGNSLLSIRKI, from the coding sequence ATGAGTAGAGCTGAGCAGAGTCAAGGCAAGACCAAGCAGGAACTGGACCGGGTTGTATTCATTGGCCGCACGTTTGAAGAATACACGCATATGTTTGATTTGGAAATGTCGAACCTAGCCGGCAAAAGCGTATTGGATTGCCCTTCCGGTGCGTGTTCGTTCACCGCTCACGGTGCGAAGCGAGGTCTCGATATAACGGCCAGTGATATTGCCTATGACCACAAGCCGGATGACCTGGAGGCCAAGGGGCTGCAGGATATTGGGCATGCGATGGAAACGATGGAGCAGGCGAAGAGAAATTATATCTGGGACTATTATGGAGATGTGGAGGGGCTTCGTCAGCATCGCCAGCAAGCGCTCCGTGATTGCGTTCAGGATATGAGGGAGTTTCCGGATCGCTACGTCGCTGCGGTACTGCCGGAGCTGCCTTTTGATAACAATCAGTTTCATCTGGTGCTGTCCGCCCATTTTCTGTTTATCTACAGTGACCGATTGGATTATGACTTTCATGTCCAGACGATTCGGGAGCTGCTGCGGGTTGCCTCGGAAGAGGTGCGCATCTTTCCGTTAACCGATTTGTCGGGGGGGCGCTACGCTCATTTGGAGCGCCTGATTCATGAGCTAGAAGCAGACGGTTTTCGGGTGGCGGAAGTTAAAGTGCCTTATGAGTTTATGAAGAACGGCAATTCGCTGTTGAGCATTCGTAAGATATAA
- a CDS encoding GyrI-like domain-containing protein: MPLPKLDLAKSDKTYYTAGNTPELVQFDPLPYLSFEGQGAPESSLFENATEALYTVAYGVKGYCKAEIQDFTVPKLEGQWWVNSDRYGLEVPKEEWHWKLLIRMPAFVTPEIVDSARDKAFSKKNHLEPIQQVVLETIHEGLCVQIMHIGPYSTEPDTLAKMYAYMKQHHYVQDGHHHEVYLSDPRKAASSSMKTILRAPVRQEHSLEQ; this comes from the coding sequence ATGCCGCTTCCTAAACTCGATCTGGCCAAAAGCGATAAAACCTATTATACAGCCGGGAACACCCCCGAGCTCGTGCAGTTTGATCCCTTGCCCTATCTGTCGTTCGAAGGTCAAGGCGCGCCCGAAAGCTCCCTTTTCGAGAATGCAACCGAGGCGCTGTATACCGTTGCCTATGGCGTTAAGGGATATTGCAAGGCGGAGATTCAGGATTTCACCGTTCCTAAACTTGAAGGGCAATGGTGGGTTAACTCGGATCGGTATGGTTTGGAGGTTCCAAAAGAGGAATGGCATTGGAAGCTGCTCATTCGGATGCCGGCGTTTGTCACCCCGGAGATCGTCGATTCCGCACGGGACAAAGCCTTCTCCAAGAAAAATCATCTGGAGCCCATTCAGCAAGTGGTATTGGAAACGATCCATGAGGGACTATGCGTCCAAATCATGCATATCGGCCCCTACAGCACAGAGCCTGATACGCTGGCGAAAATGTATGCTTACATGAAACAGCATCATTACGTACAGGACGGGCATCATCATGAGGTTTATTTGTCCGATCCACGAAAAGCCGCCTCCTCCTCCATGAAAACCATTCTCCGCGCTCCTGTAAGACAGGAGCATTCATTGGAACAGTGA
- a CDS encoding helix-turn-helix transcriptional regulator — translation MAKLDYLLSILWLLRSHKKMTAEQLAERLELSVRTVYRYIDTLDMSGVPIISESGHGGGFRLPDSFLSVPLFFELTELKAMEHSALLARQADYPFTDALEKALTKIEHRLQESQLEDLRRHVGSIHIPLPSQSALLHPRLRELEQAIARRETLVLQYAKSFSGSVEERHIDPYGLIYRLGKWYLIAYCHQREALRVFRVDRMNSLCVTGRTFEMPEHFSVHDYMSHIHEYQDHNTKSKAKEPTLVTVRLQGRSEVLDTLCNQWFLQPYLVARSNDDEADFRMHPDWMLQYMPYLLLSFGKGVKVLEPQQLRTVLSETARDLAAYYED, via the coding sequence ATGGCTAAGCTGGACTATCTGTTATCCATACTATGGCTGCTTCGATCCCATAAAAAAATGACGGCCGAGCAATTGGCGGAGAGGCTTGAGCTAAGTGTCCGAACGGTCTACCGATACATCGACACGCTGGATATGAGCGGGGTCCCTATCATATCCGAATCCGGACATGGCGGGGGATTCAGGCTGCCCGATTCTTTTTTAAGCGTGCCGCTGTTCTTCGAACTAACCGAGCTTAAAGCCATGGAACACAGTGCGCTACTTGCCCGGCAAGCGGACTATCCGTTTACGGATGCTCTTGAAAAGGCACTAACCAAGATTGAGCACCGGCTTCAGGAATCTCAATTGGAAGACTTGAGGCGTCATGTTGGCAGCATTCACATCCCACTGCCATCACAGAGTGCCTTGCTTCACCCCAGATTGCGAGAGTTAGAGCAAGCCATTGCCAGACGCGAAACCCTGGTCCTTCAATATGCGAAGTCCTTCAGCGGCTCCGTGGAGGAGCGCCATATTGATCCCTATGGGCTGATCTACCGGCTCGGCAAATGGTATTTGATTGCCTATTGCCATCAACGGGAGGCCCTCCGCGTATTCCGGGTAGACCGGATGAACAGCCTGTGCGTAACAGGCCGTACATTTGAAATGCCGGAACATTTCTCGGTACATGATTATATGAGCCATATTCATGAGTATCAGGATCACAATACGAAGTCGAAGGCGAAGGAACCGACGTTGGTAACCGTTCGCCTTCAAGGTCGCTCCGAGGTTCTGGACACGTTATGCAACCAGTGGTTCCTACAGCCTTATCTTGTCGCAAGAAGCAATGACGATGAGGCCGATTTCCGTATGCATCCGGATTGGATGCTGCAATACATGCCTTATCTGCTGCTTTCTTTTGGCAAAGGAGTCAAAGTACTTGAGCCGCAGCAGCTGCGAACTGTTCTCTCCGAGACGGCCCGAGACCTGGCCGCATATTACGAGGACTGA
- a CDS encoding TetR family transcriptional regulator, with protein MGSRADNVSPVSVLIEPMSHDQPLTKEAILDAAEQTLRRYGPDKTSVVDVAKALQVSHGSLYRHFPSKAALREAVTERWLQRIADPLQKIADGTEGSATDRLRLWTDTLIRAKRAYVLEDPEMFAMYTTVTLEAVKVIDTHVKLLIGQVAQIIDRGMLTGEFKPGQSESVAKAFFMATSLFHHPVHASQWTSQEIEADFDSVWAILLSGIAKQ; from the coding sequence ATGGGCAGTCGGGCGGACAATGTAAGTCCCGTTTCGGTGCTCATTGAACCTATGTCACATGACCAACCACTAACGAAAGAAGCCATATTGGACGCGGCCGAGCAGACGCTTCGGCGCTATGGTCCTGACAAAACCTCGGTTGTCGATGTTGCCAAGGCGCTTCAAGTCAGCCATGGATCCCTGTATCGGCATTTTCCCAGCAAGGCCGCTCTGAGAGAAGCCGTAACGGAACGGTGGCTGCAGCGGATTGCGGATCCGTTACAGAAGATTGCAGACGGAACGGAGGGCAGCGCCACCGATCGCTTGCGGTTATGGACGGATACCCTCATCCGGGCCAAACGGGCTTATGTCCTCGAGGATCCCGAGATGTTTGCCATGTATACGACCGTGACGCTGGAAGCCGTCAAGGTAATTGATACGCATGTAAAGCTGTTAATCGGACAGGTTGCCCAGATCATCGATCGAGGGATGCTTACTGGTGAATTTAAGCCGGGCCAGTCGGAGTCGGTGGCAAAAGCCTTTTTCATGGCAACGTCCCTGTTTCATCATCCGGTGCATGCTTCTCAGTGGACCTCGCAGGAGATTGAAGCCGATTTTGACTCGGTGTGGGCCATATTGTTATCCGGAATCGCGAAACAGTAA
- a CDS encoding SDR family oxidoreductase: protein MTKSLSGKVAIVTGASRGIGREIAERLAENGAKVVVNYASSPAKAEEVVSAIKQSGGEARAIQADIRQVAAIERLFGETIEVYGGIDILVNNAGIMTTKPVATMREEDFDQQFAINVKGTYFAIQQAFHHMNSGGRIINFSTSVVGQMFPAYSVYAGTKGAVEQFTRQLAKEFGPKGITINAVAPGPINTELFTVGKSEEQIAGIANMNAFGRLGEPDDVAGAVLFLAGEESKWITGQTIRVNGGFV, encoded by the coding sequence ATGACAAAGAGTTTATCGGGCAAGGTAGCTATCGTAACGGGAGCATCAAGAGGCATCGGGCGTGAAATTGCGGAGAGACTTGCGGAGAACGGGGCTAAAGTAGTGGTAAACTATGCAAGCAGCCCGGCTAAAGCCGAGGAAGTGGTGAGCGCCATTAAGCAAAGCGGCGGCGAAGCCCGGGCCATTCAAGCTGATATTCGTCAGGTAGCAGCGATTGAACGACTGTTTGGTGAAACGATCGAGGTTTATGGCGGCATCGATATTCTCGTGAACAATGCCGGCATCATGACAACTAAGCCGGTTGCTACCATGAGGGAGGAAGATTTCGATCAGCAGTTTGCGATTAATGTGAAGGGGACTTATTTCGCGATCCAGCAGGCTTTTCACCATATGAATTCGGGCGGCCGCATCATCAATTTCTCGACGTCGGTGGTTGGGCAGATGTTCCCGGCGTACAGCGTATATGCAGGCACGAAGGGCGCTGTAGAGCAGTTTACGCGTCAGTTGGCCAAAGAATTCGGACCCAAAGGAATTACAATTAACGCAGTGGCGCCCGGACCGATTAATACGGAGCTCTTTACAGTTGGCAAATCGGAGGAGCAGATCGCGGGTATCGCAAACATGAATGCTTTCGGACGTCTGGGAGAACCGGATGATGTTGCAGGGGCCGTCCTCTTTCTGGCCGGTGAAGAGTCGAAATGGATCACAGGCCAAACGATCCGCGTGAACGGCGGTTTTGTGTAA
- a CDS encoding TIGR00730 family Rossman fold protein — protein MKSICVFAGSNMGEHPDYKAKAAELGRHIAHNQYKLVYGGSKIGLMGEVANAVLQHGGEVIGVMPRGLFKGEIVHTELTQLIEVADMHERKATMAKLSDGFIAIPGGFGTFEELFEVLCWSQIGIHQKPIGLLNVREYYEPFMKLIQYSITEGFSNASHLNLINLSDDPLKLLELMDSYTPPTLDVKWKDLD, from the coding sequence TTGAAATCCATATGTGTATTTGCGGGATCGAACATGGGGGAACATCCAGATTATAAAGCGAAAGCTGCCGAGCTCGGCAGACATATTGCCCACAACCAATACAAGCTCGTATACGGCGGCTCCAAAATCGGATTGATGGGTGAAGTGGCTAACGCCGTTTTGCAGCATGGCGGTGAAGTTATCGGGGTGATGCCGAGAGGACTGTTTAAAGGCGAGATTGTACATACCGAGCTGACCCAGCTCATTGAAGTAGCGGATATGCATGAGCGCAAAGCGACGATGGCGAAGCTGTCCGACGGGTTTATCGCCATACCGGGCGGTTTTGGAACCTTTGAGGAATTGTTCGAGGTATTGTGCTGGTCGCAAATCGGAATTCATCAGAAACCGATCGGGCTGCTGAATGTCCGGGAGTATTATGAGCCGTTCATGAAGCTGATTCAGTACAGTATCACGGAAGGTTTCTCCAATGCCTCCCACCTAAACCTGATCAACCTCTCCGATGACCCGCTCAAGCTGCTCGAGCTCATGGATAGCTACACCCCTCCAACGCTGGACGTGAAGTGGAAGGACTTGGATTAA
- a CDS encoding MazG nucleotide pyrophosphohydrolase domain-containing protein gives MDMNEAQQWIKQFYGERGWTEYGPFIRVGFLMEETGETARAVRAYEIGRDRPDEEVQSKEQLKQDLVEEIGDVLGNISLLADLYGISLEEAFTAHQQKLLKRFGS, from the coding sequence ATGGATATGAATGAAGCGCAGCAATGGATTAAACAATTTTATGGAGAGCGAGGCTGGACCGAGTACGGCCCCTTTATTCGCGTTGGGTTTTTGATGGAGGAGACAGGGGAAACGGCGCGTGCCGTTCGCGCTTATGAGATCGGCAGGGACCGCCCTGACGAGGAGGTTCAATCCAAGGAACAGCTCAAGCAGGATTTGGTGGAGGAGATCGGCGACGTGCTCGGCAACATTTCACTGTTGGCGGATCTTTATGGGATTTCGCTGGAAGAAGCGTTTACGGCCCATCAGCAGAAGCTGCTGAAGCGGTTTGGTTCTTAA